One window from the genome of Aptenodytes patagonicus chromosome 4, bAptPat1.pri.cur, whole genome shotgun sequence encodes:
- the LOC143159993 gene encoding uncharacterized protein LOC143159993, translating to MPAPAPPSPARPGQAFTIAALLGRVSPPPPPPPPPPPLWGSPPAPGPAAARIPPPPPPPPAAPRPLCAACCGVPPAWAARLGATGFLISKCCFPIFKAKTGKAKRVRTIFTSDQLARLEKEFARQQYMVGTERCLLASSLHLTEEQVKVWFQNRRIKWRKQSLEQQQAKLAKMGLATPQRSPDSQSHHGEEDKDFPAEPEDGQEDTASSPGSGTATAQTVAKSC from the exons atgccggccccggccccgccgtcccccgcccggcccggccagGCCTTCACCATCGCGGCGCTGCTGGGACGCgtctcccccccgccgccgccgcctccgccgccgccgccgctctggGGGTCCcccccggctcccggccccgccgccgcccggatcccgccgccgccgccgccgccgcccgccgccccccggccgctCTGCGCCGCCTGCTGCGGGGTCCCGCCCGCCTGGGCCGCCCGGCTGGGGGCAACAG GCTTCCTTATCTCCAAGTGCTGCTTCCCCATCTTCAAAGCCAAGACCGGCAAAGCCAAGCGAGTCCGGACCATCTTCACCAGTGACCAGCTGGCCCGGCTGGAGAAGGAGTTTGCACGGCAGCAGTACATGGTGGGCACGGAGAGGTGCCTGCTCGCCTCCTCCCTGCACCTCACCGAAGAGCAG GTGAAAGTCTGGTTCCAAAACCGGAGGATCAAGTGGAGGAAACAAAGCCTGGAACAGCAAcaagccaaactggccaaaatgGGTTTGGCCACCCCGCAGAGGAGCCCCGACTCGCAGAGCCACCACGGCGAGGAGGACAAAGACTTCCCAGCGGAGCCGGAGGACGGCCAGGAGGACACGGCCTCCTCCCCGGGCTCAGGGACAGCAACTGCACAGACTGTGGCAAAGAGCTGCTGA